One stretch of Geoalkalibacter ferrihydriticus DSM 17813 DNA includes these proteins:
- a CDS encoding GTP-binding protein — MSFINYASREINCKIVYYGPGLCGKTANLQHIYQKTAPEAKGKMISLATETERTLFFDFLPLALGEIRGFKVRFHLYTVPGQVFYDASRKLILKGVDGVVFVADSQEERLDANIESLENLRYNLEEQGLMLEKLPFVMQYNKRDLANVSSLEELRNLLNPDGIPDFEACALTGEGVFETLKSVAKLILLDLQKGRR; from the coding sequence ATGTCCTTCATCAACTACGCCTCGCGCGAAATCAATTGCAAAATCGTCTATTACGGGCCCGGTTTATGCGGGAAAACCGCCAACCTGCAACACATCTACCAGAAAACCGCCCCGGAGGCCAAAGGCAAGATGATCAGCCTGGCTACCGAAACCGAGCGTACCCTGTTCTTTGACTTTCTGCCCCTGGCGCTCGGGGAGATTCGCGGCTTCAAGGTGCGCTTTCACCTCTACACAGTCCCTGGACAGGTGTTTTACGACGCCTCGCGCAAGCTCATTCTCAAAGGAGTCGACGGGGTGGTTTTTGTGGCTGACTCCCAGGAAGAGCGTCTCGACGCCAATATCGAAAGCCTCGAAAATCTGCGCTACAACCTTGAAGAGCAAGGGCTGATGCTGGAAAAATTGCCTTTTGTCATGCAGTACAATAAGCGCGATCTGGCCAATGTCAGCTCTTTGGAAGAACTGCGCAACCTTCTCAATCCCGATGGGATTCCTGATTTTGAGGCTTGCGCCCTGACCGGCGAAGGTGTATTTGAAACACTCAAGTCCGTGGCTAAACTGATTCTGCTCGATCTGCAGAAAGGTCGGCGCTGA
- a CDS encoding roadblock/LC7 domain-containing protein: protein MFGPQSPFVMYDEELENINAVIEKLRHDSNSKVIFLVDKNGQLISSVGETAQLDTTSLASLTAGNIAATGGLAKLIGEKEFSILFHEGEKDNLHISIVGGRVILVVIFDQRSSLGLVRLRVKRASRDLDQIFADLAQKTAEAEKRGGLGSPFAEITDDDIDNLFR, encoded by the coding sequence ATGTTCGGACCCCAGTCTCCCTTTGTCATGTACGATGAGGAGCTTGAGAACATCAATGCCGTCATCGAGAAGTTGCGGCATGACTCCAATTCCAAGGTCATCTTCCTGGTTGACAAAAATGGTCAGCTCATTTCGTCTGTCGGCGAGACCGCGCAACTCGATACGACCAGTCTTGCCTCCTTGACCGCCGGCAACATAGCTGCCACCGGCGGACTCGCTAAGCTCATCGGCGAAAAGGAATTCTCCATCCTCTTCCACGAAGGGGAAAAGGACAATCTGCACATTTCCATCGTCGGGGGTCGCGTCATTCTGGTGGTGATCTTCGATCAGCGCAGCTCTCTGGGATTGGTGCGTCTGCGTGTCAAGCGCGCCAGTCGCGACCTTGATCAGATTTTTGCCGATCTTGCGCAAAAAACCGCTGAAGCCGAAAAGCGCGGCGGTCTTGGCAGTCCCTTTGCCGAGATCACCGATGACGACATCGACAATCTCTTTCGCTAG
- the fic gene encoding protein adenylyltransferase Fic: MKWQPDQPYNALPPLPPPVEAVETRTILKACIAARAALAELKQAGELLPDQGLLINLLPMLEAKDSSEIENILTTTDKLFRHAQRESEADAATREALRYRTALYQGFRQLRDRPLSTATAIEVCSTLKNQAMELRRLPGTVIGNQATGEVIYTPPEGEIVVRDLLSNWERFVHAEDDLDPLIKMAISHYQFEAIHPFYDGNGRTGRILNVLYLIEQGLLPLPILYLSRYIVQNKSAYYRLLTQVTREDQWQEWILFMLEGVEQVSRWTCLKIAAVRGLMEQTSHYVKEQLPKIYSHELMQMLFEQPYCRISSLAERDIAKRQTASVYLKHLVDIGVLEEKSAGKEKLFMHTKLVRLMSQDSNQFPPYPTL, from the coding sequence ATGAAATGGCAACCGGATCAACCCTACAACGCCCTTCCGCCCCTGCCACCCCCGGTGGAAGCGGTCGAAACCCGAACGATTCTTAAAGCCTGTATCGCGGCTCGCGCCGCACTTGCCGAGCTTAAGCAGGCGGGGGAATTGCTGCCGGATCAGGGCCTGTTGATCAACCTGCTGCCGATGCTGGAAGCCAAGGACAGCTCGGAAATCGAGAATATCCTGACTACCACCGACAAGCTGTTCCGCCACGCCCAGCGGGAGAGCGAGGCCGATGCGGCCACCCGGGAGGCGCTGCGTTACCGTACCGCCCTGTACCAGGGGTTCAGGCAACTGCGGGACCGGCCCCTGTCCACCGCAACCGCCATCGAGGTCTGTAGCACCCTGAAGAATCAGGCCATGGAGCTGCGCCGGTTACCGGGAACCGTCATTGGCAATCAGGCTACGGGCGAGGTGATCTACACGCCGCCTGAAGGCGAAATTGTCGTCCGCGATCTGCTGAGCAACTGGGAGCGCTTTGTCCACGCCGAAGACGATCTGGACCCGCTGATCAAGATGGCCATCAGCCACTACCAGTTTGAGGCCATTCATCCCTTTTACGATGGCAATGGCCGCACCGGGCGTATCCTCAATGTCTTGTATCTGATCGAACAGGGGCTGTTGCCCCTGCCGATACTCTATCTGAGCCGCTATATCGTGCAGAACAAATCGGCGTACTACCGTTTGTTGACCCAGGTGACACGGGAGGATCAGTGGCAGGAGTGGATCCTGTTCATGCTCGAAGGAGTCGAGCAGGTATCGCGCTGGACCTGTCTGAAAATTGCTGCCGTGCGGGGGTTGATGGAGCAAACCTCGCACTACGTCAAAGAGCAGCTCCCCAAGATATACAGCCACGAGTTGATGCAAATGCTCTTCGAACAACCCTATTGCCGCATCAGCTCGCTGGCGGAGCGGGATATCGCCAAACGGCAAACGGCCTCGGTTTACCTGAAACATCTGGTGGATATTGGCGTACTGGAAGAAAAGTCCGCCGGCAAGGAGAAACTATTCATGCATACGAAGCTGGTGCGACTGATGTCGCAGGACAGTAACCAATTCCCCCCGTATCCGACGCTATGA
- a CDS encoding HD-GYP domain-containing protein yields the protein MTEQASQRLLKNFFNRSLGIVMILALALLVALPALIYHHHLRAYQQESLHLLETFIAKELDFPLGELHEPSPRAQRALGNIENFLAYADFVEFKIWAHDGRVLYAFRQREQVGLQFDNARLQTMLQTRMPHTEIEDTRDHENLDLKKFGKLVELYAPIVHGDKVVGAAEVYRVTPPFRFLGSHIFLVVSLSFLTLIMLHLLLFGRFRRAVQTVVANEEKLGQAYQSLGMSYVATIRSLARALEVRDMETEGHSERVVALAVHIGRSLELPETEIHKLVIGAFLHDLGKIGIPDDVLLRPGELSADQRTIIETHVCKGLEIIRDVAFLQPAAEVIQFHHERWDGSGYPHGLSQTSIPVAARVFAVVDVFDALLSERPYKQAFSFCQAREHLAQASGKLFDPQILEAFFQVKEEDFHFLLKQINQNGIEDLVNAAVDDLLYRGFGHQSA from the coding sequence GTGACCGAACAGGCATCGCAACGACTTCTGAAAAATTTCTTCAATCGCAGCCTGGGGATTGTGATGATTCTGGCCCTGGCTCTGCTCGTGGCCTTGCCGGCTCTGATTTACCACCATCATCTGCGCGCATATCAGCAAGAATCTCTTCACCTGCTTGAGACATTCATTGCCAAGGAACTCGACTTCCCCTTGGGCGAGCTCCACGAGCCTTCTCCAAGAGCGCAACGCGCGCTGGGAAATATTGAAAATTTTCTTGCCTATGCCGATTTCGTCGAATTCAAGATATGGGCACATGACGGTAGGGTGCTTTATGCCTTTCGCCAGCGCGAGCAAGTCGGCCTGCAATTTGACAATGCGCGTTTGCAGACAATGCTTCAAACGCGCATGCCGCACACAGAAATCGAGGACACGCGTGACCATGAAAATCTGGACCTGAAAAAATTCGGCAAACTTGTCGAACTCTATGCACCTATTGTGCACGGCGACAAGGTGGTGGGCGCTGCCGAAGTTTATCGTGTCACGCCGCCTTTTCGCTTTCTCGGCAGCCATATTTTCCTTGTCGTCTCTTTGTCTTTTCTCACGCTTATCATGCTTCACCTGCTTTTGTTCGGACGTTTTCGCCGCGCCGTACAGACCGTGGTCGCCAACGAAGAAAAGCTTGGCCAGGCCTATCAATCCCTTGGCATGTCCTATGTGGCAACCATCCGCAGCCTGGCCAGAGCACTTGAAGTGCGCGACATGGAAACCGAGGGGCATTCGGAGCGCGTGGTGGCTCTGGCTGTTCACATCGGGCGCTCTCTTGAATTGCCCGAAACGGAAATCCATAAACTGGTCATTGGTGCGTTTCTGCATGACCTTGGCAAAATCGGCATCCCCGACGATGTTCTGCTGCGTCCCGGCGAACTCTCAGCCGACCAGCGTACCATCATTGAAACCCATGTTTGCAAAGGGCTGGAGATCATTCGTGATGTTGCTTTCTTGCAGCCCGCCGCCGAAGTCATCCAATTTCATCATGAACGATGGGATGGCTCGGGCTATCCGCACGGTCTGAGCCAGACCAGCATTCCGGTTGCCGCACGGGTCTTTGCCGTGGTCGATGTCTTTGACGCCCTGCTCAGCGAGCGCCCTTATAAGCAGGCATTTTCCTTTTGCCAGGCGCGCGAGCATCTTGCCCAAGCCTCGGGAAAACTTTTTGACCCGCAGATTCTTGAGGCATTTTTCCAGGTCAAAGAAGAGGACTTTCATTTTCTGCTCAAGCAGATCAACCAAAATGGCATCGAAGATCTCGTCAACGCCGCAGTCGATGACCTGCTTTACCGCGGGTTTGGCCATCAGTCAGCCTGA
- a CDS encoding chemotaxis protein CheW, whose amino-acid sequence MTQEPAALDPPLSSEQEDTQQGKYLSFHLAGEEYGIEIRYVTEIVNLQKITKVVDMPDFIRGVINLRNKLVPVMDVRMRFLMSPRDFDDRTCIIVVHVNEASMGLLVDEVSEVADIAEDQIEPPPRTSATACSRYIQGMAKTGQEVKILLNVPHLLYDEPAEPCGQEEVIVMP is encoded by the coding sequence ATGACGCAAGAGCCCGCGGCCCTGGACCCGCCACTCTCCAGCGAGCAGGAAGACACCCAGCAGGGCAAATATCTGAGCTTTCATCTTGCCGGCGAGGAATACGGAATCGAGATCCGCTACGTCACCGAAATCGTCAACCTGCAGAAAATCACCAAGGTCGTGGATATGCCCGATTTTATCCGCGGCGTGATCAACCTGCGCAACAAACTCGTACCGGTGATGGATGTGCGCATGCGCTTTCTCATGTCACCGCGTGATTTTGATGATCGCACCTGCATCATCGTGGTTCATGTCAACGAGGCCTCCATGGGCCTGCTGGTCGATGAGGTGAGCGAAGTCGCCGATATCGCCGAGGATCAGATTGAGCCGCCGCCGCGCACAAGCGCAACGGCGTGCAGCCGCTACATTCAGGGAATGGCGAAGACGGGTCAGGAGGTCAAAATCTTACTCAATGTCCCCCATCTGCTCTATGACGAACCTGCGGAGCCCTGCGGTCAGGAAGAAGTAATTGTTATGCCGTGA
- a CDS encoding HupE/UreJ family protein: MILSLTARAQSEQPSFHYRALLSAFLCILLSLLFSAVAHAHGVADGDKGYIQEISGTHLLPFTYLGAKHMVTGYDHLLFLAGVIFFLYRLKDIAIYVSLFAIGHSLTMLYGVYAGVNVNAYLIDAIIGLSVVYKALDNLGAYQRWFGIQPNTKIATLVFGLFHGFGLAAKIQEYEIAREGLLPNLLAFNVGVEIGQLLALGAILIAMGFWRRTPAFLKYAYTTNVALMCAGFVLVGYQLTGFFVS, translated from the coding sequence ATGATTTTGTCGCTCACTGCCCGCGCGCAGTCTGAACAACCATCATTCCACTACAGAGCCCTCCTGAGCGCTTTTCTTTGCATTCTTCTCTCTCTGCTCTTCAGCGCCGTCGCGCATGCCCATGGCGTGGCCGACGGCGACAAGGGCTATATTCAGGAGATTTCCGGCACACACCTGCTCCCCTTCACCTATCTCGGCGCCAAACACATGGTCACAGGCTACGACCATCTGCTCTTTTTGGCGGGGGTGATCTTTTTCCTGTATCGCCTGAAGGACATCGCCATCTACGTCAGCCTTTTTGCGATTGGCCATTCCCTCACCATGCTGTACGGAGTCTATGCCGGGGTGAACGTCAACGCCTACCTGATCGACGCCATTATCGGCCTGTCGGTGGTCTACAAGGCCCTCGACAATCTCGGCGCCTACCAGCGCTGGTTCGGCATCCAGCCCAACACCAAGATCGCCACCCTCGTCTTCGGGCTTTTCCACGGCTTCGGCCTGGCGGCTAAAATCCAGGAATATGAGATCGCCCGCGAGGGTCTTTTGCCGAATCTGCTCGCCTTCAACGTTGGTGTCGAAATCGGGCAACTGCTGGCTCTTGGCGCCATTCTCATCGCTATGGGATTTTGGAGGCGAACCCCGGCTTTTCTCAAATACGCATACACAACGAATGTGGCTCTGATGTGCGCGGGCTTTGTCCTGGTCGGCTATCAGCTCACCGGCTTTTTCGTATCCTGA
- a CDS encoding methyl-accepting chemotaxis protein, with translation MKFSDLKIGVRLSLLVGILILLLATIGLQGLAGISSSNDALETVYQDRVVPLQQLKIVSDMYAVNIVDTAHKVRNNELSWQQGLDNLAAAGQQIRVNWQTYLGTELVPQEKTLVTRAGPLMADADQAVSRLRKIFEQRDEAALVLFIRTELYAKIDPISDTVADLIDVQLEVAQAEVATAVGNYKFIQKMVVGSLGGGILLAILLSFLIIRGITRPTAQAVHMIEELGRGNLEPRLRMSRKDEIGRLALALDAFADNMRDEVVAAFKALATGDFTFSAKGVIREPLHEANTALNEVLARVQGAGGQIASAAGEVSDASQSLSQGATEQASSLEEIAASMNQIAAQVRASAENATQADRNSCEAKKSAEHGQAQMQAMVSAMKEINTASTSVSHIIKTIEEIAFQTNLLALNAAVEAARAGQHGKGFAVVAEEVRNLAARSAKAAGETATLIEQAGQKTQVGVAIAGKTENALEQIVSAINKTSDLVSEIAAATAEQSEGVAQINQGLTQIDQVTQQNTASAEQSAAAAEELSGQAAELRQMLQGFTLRQGAGASENLRAITHG, from the coding sequence ATGAAATTCAGTGACTTAAAAATTGGCGTGCGATTGAGCCTTCTGGTCGGAATTCTGATCTTGCTTCTGGCGACCATCGGTCTGCAAGGTCTCGCCGGAATCAGTTCCTCAAACGACGCTTTGGAAACCGTCTATCAGGACCGCGTCGTGCCCTTGCAACAGCTTAAAATCGTCAGCGACATGTATGCGGTCAATATCGTTGATACCGCGCACAAGGTGCGTAATAACGAATTGAGCTGGCAGCAAGGATTAGACAATCTGGCCGCAGCCGGCCAGCAGATCCGAGTCAATTGGCAGACCTACCTCGGCACCGAATTGGTGCCGCAGGAGAAAACTCTTGTCACGCGTGCCGGACCCCTCATGGCCGATGCCGATCAGGCCGTGTCCAGATTGAGAAAGATTTTCGAGCAACGCGATGAGGCCGCTCTGGTCCTTTTCATCAGGACGGAACTCTATGCCAAGATCGATCCAATCAGCGATACCGTCGCCGACTTAATCGACGTTCAGCTTGAGGTGGCGCAAGCCGAAGTTGCAACGGCAGTGGGTAACTATAAGTTCATTCAGAAGATGGTCGTCGGCAGTCTCGGCGGCGGCATTTTACTGGCGATTCTGTTGTCGTTCCTGATTATTCGCGGCATTACCCGCCCGACCGCCCAGGCGGTGCACATGATCGAAGAACTCGGGCGCGGCAATCTGGAGCCGCGCCTGCGGATGAGCCGCAAGGACGAAATCGGCCGCTTGGCCCTGGCCCTTGATGCCTTTGCCGACAACATGCGCGATGAGGTGGTGGCGGCCTTTAAAGCACTGGCCACCGGGGACTTCACCTTTAGCGCTAAGGGCGTGATTCGCGAACCACTGCATGAGGCCAACACCGCGCTCAACGAGGTTCTGGCGCGTGTGCAAGGGGCCGGTGGCCAGATCGCCTCCGCCGCGGGAGAGGTTTCCGATGCGAGCCAATCCCTGAGTCAGGGCGCAACGGAGCAGGCCAGTTCGCTGGAGGAGATTGCTGCCTCGATGAATCAGATTGCCGCGCAAGTCAGGGCCAGCGCGGAAAACGCAACCCAGGCGGATCGTAATTCCTGTGAGGCCAAAAAGTCTGCCGAGCACGGTCAAGCACAGATGCAGGCAATGGTGAGTGCCATGAAGGAAATCAATACGGCCAGCACTTCGGTCTCGCACATCATCAAGACCATAGAAGAAATTGCCTTCCAAACCAACCTGCTTGCCCTCAATGCCGCCGTGGAAGCAGCGCGCGCCGGCCAGCATGGCAAGGGCTTTGCGGTCGTGGCTGAAGAAGTGCGAAACCTTGCGGCGCGCAGTGCCAAGGCGGCGGGTGAAACCGCTACTCTCATTGAACAGGCGGGTCAGAAAACACAGGTTGGCGTGGCAATTGCCGGAAAGACAGAAAACGCGCTGGAGCAGATTGTTTCTGCGATTAATAAGACCTCGGATCTGGTCAGTGAAATCGCCGCAGCCACCGCCGAACAGAGTGAAGGCGTCGCCCAGATCAATCAGGGGCTCACCCAGATCGATCAGGTCACCCAGCAAAATACCGCCAGCGCTGAGCAAAGCGCTGCAGCCGCGGAAGAACTCTCCGGCCAGGCCGCAGAGTTGCGGCAGATGCTGCAAGGTTTTACCTTGAGGCAAGGCGCCGGCGCCTCCGAGAACCTGCGCGCGATAACACACGGATGA